Proteins encoded in a region of the Homo sapiens chromosome 9, GRCh38.p14 Primary Assembly genome:
- the IZUMO3 gene encoding izumo sperm-egg fusion protein 3 isoform 1 precursor (isoform 1 precursor is encoded by transcript variant 1), whose translation MGDLWLFLLLPLSAFHGVKGCLECDPKFIEDVGSLLGNLIPSEVPGRTQLLERQIKEMIHLSFKVSHSDKRLRVLAVQQVVKLRTWLKNEFYKLGNETWKGVFIYQGKLLDVCQNLESKLKELLKNFSEIVVVEGPILDCWTCLRMTNRCFKGEYCGDEDPRKAENREIALFLILLATAVILGSAVLLFHFCIFHRRKMKAIRRSLKEYVEKKLEELMGKIDEKEEKDFRLRK comes from the exons ATGGGTGACCTGTGGTTATTCCTGCTCCTGCCCCTCTCAGCCTTCCATGGAGTCAAAGGCTGTTTAGAATGTGACCCCAAATTTATAGAGGATGTTGGCTCCTTGCTGGGAAATCTGATACCTTCAGAAGTCCCCGGCCGAACTCAGCTGCTTGAACGGCAGATTAAGGAGATGATTCATTTAAGCTTCAAGGTCTCCCACAGTGACAAGAGGCTTCGGGTGTTGG CTGTTCAGCAGGTTGTTAAGTTGAGAACATGGTTGAAGAATGAATTTTATAAACTGGGCAATGAAACATGGAAAG GTGTCTTTATCTATCAAGGCAAGCTTCTCGATGTCTGCCAAAACCTGGAATCCAAACTGAAAGAATTACTAAAGAACTTCTCTGAAATTG TTGTGGTTGAAGGTCCCATTCTTGATTGTTGGACGTGTCTTCGCATGACTAACAGGTGCTTCAAAGGAGAATATTGTGGAG ACGAGGATCCAAGAAAGGCTGAGAATCGAGAGATTGCTCTATTTCTCATATTGCTGGCAACAGCTGTAATACTGGGAAGTGCTGTGTTACT ATTCCATTTTTGCATCTTTCATCGGAGGAAAATGAAGGCAATACGAAGGTCGCTAAAGGAATATGTGGAGAAGAAACTTGAAGAATTAATGGGGAAGATAgatgagaaggaggagaaagacttTAGACTcagaaaataa
- the IZUMO3 gene encoding izumo sperm-egg fusion protein 3 isoform X1, which translates to MGDLWLFLLLPLSAFHGVKGCLECDPKFIEDVGSLLGNLIPSEVPGRTQLLERQIKEMIHLSFKVSHSDKRLRVLAVQQVVKLRTWLKNEFYKLGNETWKGVFIYQGKLLDVCQNLESKLKELLKNFSEIACSEDCSEYSTCDALSCG; encoded by the exons ATGGGTGACCTGTGGTTATTCCTGCTCCTGCCCCTCTCAGCCTTCCATGGAGTCAAAGGCTGTTTAGAATGTGACCCCAAATTTATAGAGGATGTTGGCTCCTTGCTGGGAAATCTGATACCTTCAGAAGTCCCCGGCCGAACTCAGCTGCTTGAACGGCAGATTAAGGAGATGATTCATTTAAGCTTCAAGGTCTCCCACAGTGACAAGAGGCTTCGGGTGTTGG CTGTTCAGCAGGTTGTTAAGTTGAGAACATGGTTGAAGAATGAATTTTATAAACTGGGCAATGAAACATGGAAAG GTGTCTTTATCTATCAAGGCAAGCTTCTCGATGTCTGCCAAAACCTGGAATCCAAACTGAAAGAATTACTAAAGAACTTCTCTGAAATTG CTTGTTCTGAAGATTGCAGTGAGTACAGTACATGTGACGCCTTGAG TTGTGGTTGA
- the IZUMO3 gene encoding izumo sperm-egg fusion protein 3 isoform 2 precursor (isoform 2 precursor is encoded by transcript variant 2), with protein sequence MGDLWLFLLLPLSAFHGVKGCLECDPKFIEDVGSLLGNLIPSEVPGRTQLLERQIKEMIHLSFKVSHSDKRLRVLAVQQVVKLRTWLKNEFYKLGNETWKGVFIYQGKLLDVCQNLESKLKELLKNFSEIACSEDCIVVEGPILDCWTCLRMTNRCFKGEYCGDEDPRKAENREIALFLILLATAVILGSAVLLFHFCIFHRRKMKAIRRSLKEYVEKKLEELMGKIDEKEEKDFRLRK encoded by the exons ATGGGTGACCTGTGGTTATTCCTGCTCCTGCCCCTCTCAGCCTTCCATGGAGTCAAAGGCTGTTTAGAATGTGACCCCAAATTTATAGAGGATGTTGGCTCCTTGCTGGGAAATCTGATACCTTCAGAAGTCCCCGGCCGAACTCAGCTGCTTGAACGGCAGATTAAGGAGATGATTCATTTAAGCTTCAAGGTCTCCCACAGTGACAAGAGGCTTCGGGTGTTGG CTGTTCAGCAGGTTGTTAAGTTGAGAACATGGTTGAAGAATGAATTTTATAAACTGGGCAATGAAACATGGAAAG GTGTCTTTATCTATCAAGGCAAGCTTCTCGATGTCTGCCAAAACCTGGAATCCAAACTGAAAGAATTACTAAAGAACTTCTCTGAAATTG CTTGTTCTGAAGATTGCA TTGTGGTTGAAGGTCCCATTCTTGATTGTTGGACGTGTCTTCGCATGACTAACAGGTGCTTCAAAGGAGAATATTGTGGAG ACGAGGATCCAAGAAAGGCTGAGAATCGAGAGATTGCTCTATTTCTCATATTGCTGGCAACAGCTGTAATACTGGGAAGTGCTGTGTTACT ATTCCATTTTTGCATCTTTCATCGGAGGAAAATGAAGGCAATACGAAGGTCGCTAAAGGAATATGTGGAGAAGAAACTTGAAGAATTAATGGGGAAGATAgatgagaaggaggagaaagacttTAGACTcagaaaataa